In Planctomicrobium piriforme, a genomic segment contains:
- a CDS encoding beta strand repeat-containing protein yields MTLRRLRSASVNFFKALDGERRFRRPTRRPNRQAASGRFSSEILEQRTLLAAVLDAGATLTIELAANEQLSIVSQGTSYAFSSNSQNFVNSGVADAADFTGFGINALTLTDLAQYSTIQIIDAGGGTSVVFNDSGANTYSDAFNITLNNGAAATGLKFNGTSAFGDSPLTASIDTGIQFTAGSLVSTANGGLAFTANAARTSPGISQGISLVSAQLLTTGTGGIVLNGSATQAGPALGSRTGVSITNGDIRSTQNSPGAGAITITGHGGGSQTADYSAGVRLSSFSSISSIYGNISLNGQGGTSGSGSAGVQITGGSLVGSTGLETATAASVTIVGTANSAGAEAIGIQVAGKSRVSTVGGAMTFTGRGGNAVGNSPGIDVSQLSQLMLGSGAMLLDGSAGGGGGSGVRLGGDRGIGIGIGIVANGNANMELRGKGTNGGPDLQILPGTFIGGASASGQLALTAKTIEMTGGVNIDPSLSSSGKLIIRPRTIDASIGLGDGSVGELNLSTTELGYFRDGFSAITIGRTYDGTGAIDVKNAPFKDDVYLFGGTINLDGLNAGPNIATVVSRSGSVTSTAGNPVGLNDVTGPLLVTVGDVAPGGNVPGKMVLNAGLFFQASSSLTLNFNGTTPGTGYDQIAIINPASAVTISGGTNLYINSTFTPEIGQRFRIIDLVDPQSFCNTPFAGWPEGGSQTINGVTYKITYHGGTGNDVVLLVTNISIASINDLGPTLTVPVQFSPTPIAPNATVSGTANFANSRLEVWVTNGIYSDWLSGGAAGWGTFYINGVAKGTINDAEGSDHLFAQFNAAATKEDVEFVLRSITYANGDQNPLQLNKQIAYRLTTADEVSSPIAYKQVQITDTPRLYTDGNIPSNYFAGGSPVTVSYGLRLMDGGANFANSQLRVQLPDGASTERLGFFENNILKLNGNQIFHNDVWVGTFSGGQGQDPLLVDFNANANQDAVILTMWWVTFSDSQASPPIALRNVNFQFIDGHGLASDVVTGSVQIRGNLSLGNGGPNVNYTVGGAPVLVTPDATVAGSDIYFANSRLFLNSSNSGAGNDRFTILTGGDVSVTGTEIRYLGVLVANMSGGQAYQGLTVQFNGDATPAAVQAVLRQAAFYNSSPNANTTFDRKINVYLRDSVNTFMPPLSKLVDVN; encoded by the coding sequence ATGACTCTACGACGCTTGCGCTCAGCGTCCGTCAACTTCTTCAAGGCTCTGGATGGCGAACGGCGGTTTCGCCGCCCAACTCGTCGACCAAATCGACAGGCCGCCTCAGGCCGCTTCTCCAGCGAAATTCTGGAACAGCGCACACTCCTGGCCGCAGTCCTCGATGCAGGTGCCACGCTCACCATCGAACTGGCCGCGAACGAACAGCTCTCCATCGTTTCCCAGGGAACGAGCTACGCCTTCTCTTCCAACTCACAGAACTTTGTGAACTCCGGCGTCGCTGACGCAGCAGACTTCACCGGCTTCGGCATAAACGCCCTCACGCTGACGGACCTCGCACAATACAGCACGATCCAGATTATCGACGCCGGCGGGGGGACGTCTGTTGTCTTCAATGACAGCGGCGCAAATACCTACTCCGATGCCTTCAACATCACGCTCAACAATGGTGCTGCCGCGACCGGCTTGAAGTTCAACGGCACGTCCGCCTTTGGCGACTCTCCGCTGACGGCCAGCATCGACACTGGCATCCAGTTCACCGCCGGATCACTCGTTTCGACAGCCAATGGCGGTCTAGCCTTCACCGCGAATGCCGCCAGAACGTCGCCAGGCATCTCCCAAGGCATCAGTCTTGTCTCTGCCCAGTTGCTGACAACCGGAACCGGCGGCATTGTTCTCAACGGTTCAGCGACTCAGGCTGGCCCAGCTCTGGGAAGCCGCACCGGCGTGAGCATTACCAACGGCGACATCCGCTCCACGCAGAATTCCCCTGGTGCCGGAGCGATTACGATCACCGGTCACGGCGGCGGCAGCCAGACTGCGGATTACTCGGCAGGCGTCCGGTTGTCATCGTTCTCATCCATTTCGAGCATCTACGGCAACATCAGCCTTAACGGGCAAGGTGGAACCTCTGGGTCGGGCAGCGCCGGAGTTCAAATCACGGGCGGCAGCCTGGTCGGATCGACAGGACTTGAGACAGCAACGGCGGCAAGCGTCACGATCGTGGGAACGGCCAACTCAGCAGGTGCGGAAGCCATCGGGATTCAGGTGGCAGGGAAATCCCGCGTGAGCACTGTGGGCGGAGCGATGACATTCACCGGTCGGGGTGGAAATGCGGTTGGAAATAGTCCCGGCATCGATGTCTCTCAACTGAGCCAATTGATGCTCGGGAGCGGAGCGATGCTGTTGGACGGTTCTGCTGGAGGAGGGGGCGGATCCGGAGTGCGTCTCGGAGGTGATCGCGGCATTGGGATTGGCATTGGGATTGTTGCCAACGGGAACGCGAACATGGAGCTTCGCGGTAAGGGAACGAATGGAGGGCCAGATCTGCAAATCCTCCCTGGGACATTCATTGGTGGAGCGTCAGCTTCTGGCCAGTTGGCACTCACTGCCAAAACGATCGAGATGACCGGGGGCGTTAACATCGATCCAAGCCTTTCGTCATCAGGAAAGCTCATTATTCGTCCCCGAACGATCGACGCAAGTATCGGACTCGGGGACGGCTCAGTCGGCGAATTGAATCTGTCCACGACCGAACTCGGCTATTTCCGTGACGGGTTCTCTGCAATCACCATCGGGAGAACCTACGACGGAACCGGAGCGATCGACGTCAAGAATGCTCCTTTCAAAGACGATGTCTATCTCTTTGGGGGGACAATCAATCTCGATGGTTTGAATGCCGGTCCGAACATCGCAACGGTAGTTTCCCGTAGTGGCTCCGTGACATCAACGGCGGGCAATCCTGTCGGTTTGAATGATGTCACCGGTCCATTACTCGTCACCGTGGGAGACGTCGCACCCGGCGGCAATGTACCCGGCAAAATGGTGCTGAATGCCGGACTCTTTTTCCAGGCCAGCAGCTCACTGACGTTGAACTTCAACGGCACCACGCCTGGCACAGGTTACGACCAGATCGCGATCATCAATCCCGCGTCAGCAGTGACGATCAGCGGCGGGACGAACCTGTACATCAACTCCACGTTCACTCCCGAAATCGGTCAGCGTTTCCGAATCATCGACCTCGTCGATCCCCAGTCGTTCTGCAACACCCCGTTCGCAGGCTGGCCGGAAGGGGGCTCGCAGACGATCAACGGCGTGACCTACAAGATCACCTACCATGGCGGCACCGGAAACGATGTCGTGCTGCTGGTCACTAACATTTCCATTGCGTCCATTAACGACCTGGGGCCGACGCTTACCGTGCCGGTGCAGTTCTCGCCCACGCCGATCGCTCCAAATGCGACGGTGAGCGGAACCGCCAACTTTGCCAACAGCAGACTCGAAGTCTGGGTCACAAACGGCATTTACTCGGACTGGCTCTCCGGCGGAGCGGCAGGCTGGGGAACCTTCTACATCAATGGTGTGGCGAAGGGGACAATAAACGACGCTGAAGGCAGCGACCATTTATTTGCACAGTTCAATGCAGCCGCCACGAAAGAGGATGTCGAGTTCGTACTCCGGTCCATTACATACGCCAATGGCGATCAGAATCCACTGCAGCTGAACAAACAGATCGCATATCGGCTGACCACCGCGGACGAAGTTTCCAGTCCCATCGCCTACAAGCAGGTGCAGATCACAGATACGCCTCGCTTGTACACAGACGGGAATATTCCCAGCAACTACTTCGCGGGTGGATCGCCCGTGACCGTCTCTTACGGGCTCCGGCTGATGGACGGCGGCGCGAATTTCGCGAATAGCCAGTTGCGAGTGCAGTTGCCCGATGGAGCCTCGACCGAGCGTCTCGGCTTCTTCGAAAACAACATCCTGAAGTTGAACGGAAATCAGATTTTCCACAATGATGTTTGGGTCGGCACGTTCTCCGGTGGTCAGGGACAAGATCCACTGCTTGTCGATTTCAATGCCAATGCAAATCAGGACGCCGTCATCCTCACGATGTGGTGGGTCACGTTCTCCGACTCTCAAGCATCCCCGCCGATCGCGTTGCGGAATGTGAATTTTCAATTCATCGACGGTCACGGCCTGGCGAGTGATGTCGTCACGGGGTCGGTTCAGATCCGGGGCAACCTCTCTCTCGGTAATGGCGGCCCGAACGTGAACTACACCGTCGGCGGAGCTCCTGTGCTGGTCACTCCAGATGCGACGGTCGCCGGTAGCGACATCTACTTCGCCAACAGCCGGCTGTTCCTCAATTCCTCGAACTCCGGCGCAGGCAACGACCGCTTTACGATTCTGACCGGCGGTGATGTCAGCGTGACGGGCACTGAAATCCGGTACCTCGGAGTCCTCGTCGCCAACATGTCCGGCGGGCAGGCATACCAGGGGCTGACGGTGCAGTTCAACGGCGACGCGACCCCGGCCGCCGTGCAGGCGGTCCTCCGTCAGGCAGCGTTCTACAACTCCTCGCCCAATGCCAACACGACCTTCGACCGCAAGATCAACGTCTACTTGCGAGATTCCGTCAACACCTTCATGCCGCCGCTGAGCAAACTTGTGGATGTGAACTGA
- a CDS encoding zeta toxin family protein produces MADLETGLPASGTAKPAAYVIAGPNGAGKTTFATTFLPHFADCQEFLNADLIAAGLSPFAPEGQAIRAGRLQLERINELIAARQSFAFETTLSGRSYQHLFSRLNAQGYEVAIFFLWLPEVEIAVDRVANRVSQGGHRIPEDVIRRRYHLGIRNAFEIYFPLVTNWRLFDGSHSPPWPIATNKLHKLTIHDAALFERISKQVRESETVDGERA; encoded by the coding sequence TTGGCTGATCTCGAAACAGGATTGCCGGCCTCCGGAACTGCGAAGCCAGCGGCCTACGTCATTGCCGGCCCAAACGGCGCTGGGAAAACCACGTTCGCCACAACTTTTCTACCACACTTCGCCGATTGCCAGGAGTTCCTCAACGCCGATCTGATCGCGGCTGGCCTATCTCCATTTGCTCCTGAAGGTCAGGCCATCCGCGCTGGCCGCTTGCAACTTGAACGCATCAACGAATTGATTGCCGCCAGGCAGTCGTTTGCTTTCGAAACGACCTTATCCGGCCGCAGCTATCAGCACCTGTTTTCCCGACTCAATGCACAGGGATACGAGGTCGCCATCTTTTTTCTTTGGCTTCCGGAAGTCGAAATTGCAGTTGATCGGGTCGCAAATCGCGTCAGTCAGGGCGGGCATCGAATCCCTGAAGACGTCATTCGTCGCCGATACCATCTCGGCATCCGAAATGCGTTCGAAATCTACTTTCCACTCGTCACGAACTGGCGATTATTTGATGGGTCGCATTCACCTCCATGGCCGATTGCCACAAATAAGTTACACAAACTGACAATCCATGATGCCGCACTCTTCGAAAGAATCAGCAAGCAAGTCCGCGAATCCGAAACCGTCGATGGAGAACGTGCTTGA
- a CDS encoding PEGA domain-containing protein, translating to MTVRSDPPGALVEVDGKRIGVTPVSMDFTYYGTREFTLSYPGYETLTVQQPVRRPFYQYIPIDFFSNHFLPFRVTDRHDFSYTLQPRVVPIDEEQSLINRGRNFRSQSQVGGP from the coding sequence ATGACCGTGCGTTCAGACCCGCCTGGGGCGCTGGTGGAAGTGGACGGGAAGCGAATCGGCGTGACCCCGGTTTCGATGGACTTCACCTATTACGGGACGCGCGAATTCACGCTGTCGTATCCCGGGTACGAAACGCTCACCGTGCAGCAACCGGTGCGGCGTCCGTTCTACCAGTACATCCCGATCGACTTCTTCTCGAACCACTTTCTGCCGTTTCGGGTGACCGACCGCCACGATTTCAGCTACACCCTGCAGCCCCGGGTGGTGCCGATCGATGAAGAACAGAGCCTGATCAATCGCGGCCGAAATTTCCGGTCGCAGTCGCAGGTCGGCGGCCCCTGA
- a CDS encoding NAD(P)-dependent alcohol dehydrogenase — protein sequence MIKAHGYAAHSADSELKPFAFERRNPGPRDVQIEILYCGICHSDLHQARNDWQNSIYPMVPGHEIVGKVVAVGKEVKKFKVGDLAGVGCMVDSCRKCESCQADLEQYCEKNPTWTYNSTVRGGKDINFGGYSDQIVVDKHFVVKIPKNLDLKAVPPLLCAGITTYSPLKHWNVSKGQKVGIIGLGGLGHMGVKLAKAFGAHVVMITTSPEKGKDALKLGADEVLISKDPADMQKHLGSFHFLLNTIPNAHDLNPYVALLKRDGAMVIVGALMALEPPLYGSGLIGARRTVAGSSIGGIAETQEMLDFCGEHDIVSDVELIAIQDVNQAYERLIKNDVKYRFVIDLASLKS from the coding sequence ATGATCAAAGCTCACGGCTACGCCGCTCACAGTGCAGACTCGGAACTCAAACCGTTCGCGTTCGAACGCCGCAATCCCGGCCCGCGCGACGTGCAGATTGAAATCCTCTACTGCGGCATCTGCCATTCCGACCTGCATCAGGCGCGCAACGACTGGCAGAACTCCATCTACCCGATGGTCCCCGGCCACGAGATCGTCGGCAAGGTGGTCGCCGTCGGCAAAGAGGTGAAGAAATTCAAAGTTGGCGACCTGGCCGGCGTCGGCTGCATGGTCGACTCCTGTCGCAAGTGCGAAAGCTGTCAGGCCGACCTGGAGCAGTACTGCGAAAAGAATCCGACCTGGACCTACAACTCGACCGTCCGCGGTGGTAAGGACATCAACTTCGGCGGTTACTCCGACCAGATCGTCGTCGACAAGCACTTCGTCGTGAAGATCCCCAAGAACCTCGACCTCAAGGCGGTTCCTCCCCTGCTCTGCGCTGGCATCACCACCTATTCCCCGCTGAAGCACTGGAACGTCAGCAAAGGCCAGAAGGTCGGCATCATCGGCTTGGGGGGCCTCGGCCACATGGGCGTCAAGCTGGCCAAAGCCTTCGGCGCACATGTGGTGATGATCACCACATCGCCTGAGAAAGGGAAAGACGCTCTCAAGCTGGGAGCCGACGAGGTGCTGATCTCCAAAGATCCAGCTGACATGCAGAAACATCTCGGCTCGTTCCACTTCCTGCTCAACACCATCCCGAATGCACACGACCTCAACCCCTACGTCGCCCTGCTGAAGCGGGACGGAGCGATGGTCATCGTGGGCGCGTTGATGGCCCTCGAACCCCCGCTCTACGGCAGCGGCCTGATCGGCGCTCGCAGAACGGTCGCAGGCTCATCCATCGGCGGCATCGCCGAGACGCAGGAAATGCTCGACTTCTGCGGTGAGCACGACATCGTCAGCGATGTCGAACTCATCGCGATTCAGGACGTCAACCAGGCCTACGAACGGCTCATCAAGAACGATGTCAAATACCGCTTCGTCATCGACCTCGCCTCACTGAAAAGCTGA